The DNA window GTCGGTGGCGGCGGGCATGCTGGCAGGCGTGCTGAACGCCGTGCTCGACCTCGTCCTGCCCCCGGCCTGCGCGGGCTGCGGCGCCAAGGGGCCCCGGTGCTGCGCCGCGTGCGTGGCCGAGCTGACCGCCCGGCCGGCCCGGCGGCGGCCGGACCCGTGCCCGCCCGGCCTTCCCGACTGCTGGTCGGCGAGCCCGTACGACGGCCGGGCCCGCCGCGTCGTCCTCGCCTACAAGGAGCGGGGCGCGGTGACGCTGGCGGCGGTCCTCGCCGAGGCGCTGGCGTTCACCGCCGTCACGGCGCTCTCCCGCACCCCCGGCGCCCTCCGCGCGTACGCGGCCGGCTTCGCCGTCGTCCCGGTCCCCAGCACCCGGGCCACGGCCGGGGCCAGGGGCCACGACCCGGTCGCCCGCCTGGCCCTGCTCGCGTCCCGCGCCCTGCGCGCGCTCGGCCTGCCCGCCCACCCCTGGGACGGCCTGACGCAGGTCCGCTCCGTGGCCGACCAGGCGGGCCTGAGCAGCGCTGAGCGGACGGCCAACCTCGCCGGGTCACTACGGGTCACCCGCCCCGCGGCAGGCCCTCCAGCGCCGTGTGCGCTGCTCGTGGACGACATCGTGACGACCGGCGCCACCCTCGCCGAGGCCGCGCGAGCCCTCCGATCAGTCGGAACGCCGGTTCCGCTGGCGATCACCGTCGCCGCGACACGCCGAAGATCTAAAAAAGCATTACAGTGACAGTGAGTGAAAGACGCGGCCGACCGGCCCCTCCCCAGGAGGCCACATGTCGCTTCCCCGCGGGTTGCCGCCGCAGTGCTCGACCGGCGCTCAGCGCCCCGCCGCAGCGGACGCCGGCCGATTAAACAGGGCATCAAACCACGCCGCTCCGCCCCGTGAATATCACGCAAAGTGATCGCCACGCCGGTCCTCCGGCTGACATCGGCCCAGGATGCGGATAGCGTTCTGACATGGCACCCGTTCGGGTCCGTGGTTGCGCAGAGCTGGGGCTCCCGGCTCTGCTAGCCGATGCCAGCCGCAGGCAAAACGGTCCACGTAAGGCGACTCTTTGTCGACCGATCACGGTGCGGCTTAGGGGTAAGTCCTGCCTTCCCGAGAGGTCAGATGCCTCTCGCCAGAAGAGAAGGGCAGTAGTGGCAACAGAGCTGCGAGACCCTCAGCAGGCGGATGTGGGGTCGAAGACCAGGTCGGCCGGGCGGGTGCCAACCGAGTTCCCGGTGACCGCGAGTCGGAGGAGGGTAACGGTGACAGGAAGGCGGACAGGAGACCTCGCCCGATCCGCAGCTCGTCGGGCGCTCTTGCTCAGTCGTTAGACGGAAGGGGGGCTTTTGCATGGACATCATCGTCAAGGGCCGGCACACGGGTGTGAGTGATCGGTTCCGCGACCAAGTGACGACCAAGCTGGCCAGGATCGAACGTCTGGACAACAAACTCATCCGAGTCGATGTGCAGGTGTCCAAGGAACGCAATCCGCGCCTCGCGGG is part of the Nonomuraea coxensis DSM 45129 genome and encodes:
- a CDS encoding ComF family protein encodes the protein MSVAAGMLAGVLNAVLDLVLPPACAGCGAKGPRCCAACVAELTARPARRRPDPCPPGLPDCWSASPYDGRARRVVLAYKERGAVTLAAVLAEALAFTAVTALSRTPGALRAYAAGFAVVPVPSTRATAGARGHDPVARLALLASRALRALGLPAHPWDGLTQVRSVADQAGLSSAERTANLAGSLRVTRPAAGPPAPCALLVDDIVTTGATLAEAARALRSVGTPVPLAITVAATRRRSKKALQ